The Fructilactobacillus myrtifloralis genome contains a region encoding:
- a CDS encoding GNAT family N-acetyltransferase, whose translation MTTEIKHLTNDSQTVTELHDLIVNTFWDTYRGSSADANIAAYLDQEYSPARIKEQLTESNCAFYFIVVDGKIGGYMKLNFGEAQTEDYDGKSMEVEKLYVLPDFKRQGLGTQLLEFAEQKARAHAADYMWLGVWSENEKAKAFYHEIGFRQTTTHTFELGDDPQTDLVLVKKLK comes from the coding sequence ATGACGACTGAAATTAAACACCTAACTAACGATTCACAAACGGTAACGGAACTACACGATTTAATTGTCAATACGTTTTGGGATACTTACCGTGGATCGAGTGCTGATGCTAACATCGCCGCTTATTTGGACCAGGAGTATTCGCCAGCGCGGATTAAGGAGCAATTAACGGAATCTAATTGTGCCTTTTACTTTATTGTGGTCGATGGTAAAATTGGTGGTTACATGAAACTTAATTTTGGGGAGGCCCAAACCGAGGATTACGATGGCAAGTCGATGGAAGTAGAAAAGCTTTACGTACTGCCAGACTTTAAACGTCAGGGACTGGGAACCCAACTGCTGGAATTTGCGGAGCAAAAAGCACGGGCTCATGCAGCTGACTACATGTGGCTGGGAGTTTGGAGTGAGAACGAAAAAGCGAAAGCCTTTTATCATGAAATTGGCTTTCGGCAAACGACGACCCACACCTTTGAATTGGGGGATGATCCGCAAACCGATTTGGTCCTCGTCAAAAAATTAAAATAA